In Harmonia axyridis chromosome 6, icHarAxyr1.1, whole genome shotgun sequence, a single window of DNA contains:
- the LOC123682341 gene encoding histone H3.3 type 1-like, producing MARTKQTARKSTGGKGGKLPRKHLATKAARKTAPTSGGVKKPHRYRPGTVALREIRRYQKSTDLLIKRAPFQRLVKEIAQDYKTDLRFQTATIGALQEAAEAYLVGLFEDTNLCATHAKRVTIMPKDLQLARRIRGERS from the exons ATGGCTCGTACCAAGCAAACAGCTCGTAAATCCACTGGAGGTAAAGGGGGAAAATTGCCAAGGAAACATTTGGCTACTAAGGCAGCGAGAAAAACGGCTCCAACATCTGGTGGAGTGAAAAAACCTCACAGATACCGTCCAGGCACTGTCGCTCTTCGTGAAATAAGAAGATACCAAAAATCCACTGACTTGCTCATCAAAAGAGCGCCATTCCAGCGTTTAGTCAAAGAAATAGCACAGGATTATAAAACTGATCTCCGTTTCCAAACGGCAACTATTGGTGCCCTTCAA GAAGCCGCCGAAGCTTACTTGGTGGGTCTGTTCGAAGACACAAATTTGTGTGCCACCCATGCCAAGCGTGTAACTATTATGCCCAAGGATCTCCAACTGGCCCGTAGAATTCGTGGAGAAAGATCCTAA